The window GGAGATCCATCTTCGATGCCATATCTGCAACAAAAAGGTGATCATCTATTGGGACCATAAGGCCTCCGATACCTTCAACAACTAAAAAATCGTGTCTTCTATGAAGCTCCTGAAAAGCACTCCAAACTTTGTCAAGTTTAATCTTGATACCGGTTGTGCGTGCTGCCAGTGTCGGTGCTAATGGAGGTGCAAAGCGGATTGGATTTATAAGGTCTGCTTCGTCTTTACTATCAACAATATTTTTCAGGTATCTGGCGTCATCCGATACAAATTTTCCATCAATTCCCCTGGTTCCTGTGGAAATGGGTTTCATAACACCCACATTGATGCCCTGTGCCTTAATTGCAGCAGCCAAAGCACCTGCTATGACTGTCTTCCCGACACCTGTATCACACCCGGTTATAAATATTCCTTTTTCCATAAATTATATCTTGGAAATGCTTCAAATTACTGTTTTAAACGTAGTATCTCTAGATCCCGTTGTCCAATACATAGTATGTATACTAAAACCGATTTGGTTTTCGGTTTTAGTTATCCCCGGATAAAAAACGCCGAGGACTTTACTCGCTCAAATTTATCTCGGATTTTGTCCGAAATCCAGTATGAGATGAGTATATTCAAGGTGTAAGCAGCATGCTGGCTGTGCCCTGGTTTGTGTTCAAGCCAGAAAGGAGTAGCCGGGCAGAATCCAAAAATGGTGTTAAGCAACCATATTTTGCACAAGTTCCACCTGCCTGTGTGCTGGCGCACAGACGGGTGGAACTCTTTATTCTATACTATTTGGATTGGTTCAATTTGTTTAGAGAAGATTGTCCTGTACACCTAATATCAGCTTGTCTCCCTTCTGTAGGGCTAAAATATTTTCAGCATTTCCCTGATTTACAGATATCTCAAGGAATCCAGTACTTCCAATAATGGCTAATACTTCCTTCTCTTTTACGTCGGTATACGAAGTGCTAATTTTGTCTATTCTTTTTTCCCCAGCAATAATTGAGAGTTTCTGAGATTTTACTTGCATCCGGTTAATGATTTTGCTGGTAATGTTTGTAATAAGATTTCCAAAATGGTCCACATAAATGACTTCACCTGTCAAGGTACCACCAGGTGAACGGATCGGTTTTGGTAAATCAATTTTCCTTATCTTATCTATCTTTTCTCCTAACTTTTGATGATTAGTCCCTTTTGAAAGGTATGCGGCAACAGGTGCAAATATGTCACGACCATGGAAGGTGTTACTAGGTTCAGTTAAAAAAAACTCTTTATTTGTTACACTAGTAAAAGAGAAAGATTTTGTATCTGTCGTTACAAATGATAGAGCACCATTATCTGGAGCGAGAAAAAGGTAATCGTCTGTTTTCAGGCATAAGATCTTCCTTTCACTTCCCACTCCGGGATCAACGACAACGATATGAATTGTACCCTTCGGGAAGTATTTATAAGAACTGTTGAGGATATAAGCTGCTTGAAAGATATTTTGATTTTCTATCATGTTGCTGATATCAATTATGTTTGCTGATGGATTGATTCCGGTAATTATTCCCTTCATTACTCCAACATATCCATCTTGTAAACCAAAATCTGTAATAAGTGTTATTGTGGGTTGTAACTTTGACATATGGATATGATTAGATTTATCAGCACCTAAATTAAAAAGGCTAGTTGAGATTCCCAATTATCGGAATTCTGAAACCACACTGTGGGCACATCAGGTTCTCTAAAAAAGAAGTTATCACTGAAAATCCTGCTCTTTCAATCAGCATCTTGCCACATTCATGGCAGTAGGTATTTTCCCACTTGTGGCCGGGGACATTTCCTGTATAAACATATTTAAGTCCTTCTTCCACTCCTATTTTTCTTGCCAGCTCAAGTGTTGATATAGGGGTTTGTGCTACCTGAGATAAACCAAGATATGGATAAAACTTACTCAAGTGCCATGGCGTCTCATCGCCTAGATGTCGAACTATCCAACGGGCGATTTCATGTAATTCTTCAGCATCATCATTGTACCCGGGCACAATGTTGGTAATAATCTCTACATGCATGTTCCATTTTGTTTTTGCTCTGATAGTAGCATCTAATATAGGTTTGACACTCTTGACATTTGCAACATCTTTATAAAAGCAATATCTTGCGTCCTGGAGTCTTGGACTTGTTTGCATTTCGGTTTCTGACACATGGTGTGCTTTGCAGCCGTCGAATCCCTTTATATCAACTCGGTAGGCATCTAAAAAAGGTCCTATCGCATCCAAAGCATCTAGCTCTATATACCCATTTGTTACAAAAACCGTATAGAGGTCTTTGCTTTTTGCGAGTTTTGCGCTATCAATTGCATATTCAATCCAAATCGTAGGTTCATTGTATGTCCAAGAAATACCCTGGCAACGGTTTTCTAATGTCAGCTCTATTAATCTTTCCGGGGAGATGTATGTAGTGGATCGAGTACTGTTTTTTGCTGTAGAGTGAGCTATCTGCCAGTTTTGACAGTGACGGCAGCGCATATTACATCCCAGAGATCCTACAGAAAATGTGGAGCTACCCGGGTAAAAATGATATAGTGGTTTTTTTTCTATCGGATCTGCACCGGCTGACGAGATCTCTCCGTAAATAAGAGAATAAAGTTTTCCGTCGATATTTTGCCTAACTCCGCAGTAACCGAACTCGTTATGAGAAATTACACATTTATGCGGACATAGGTCGCAAGAGACCTTTTTGCCACTTACAGAACGATAAAATAAGGCGTTATGTTTCATTTCTGTTTGTTTTGCAATTTCAGTTGTCAACGGTACCTATCTGAAAAGACCTATTATGGAAAGAAATTCGAATTAGTTCATGTTGACTCGGAACTCTTGATTATAAAACATAAAACATTTTACATCAACCCAAAAAGTGTAGTAGTAAGATTCCTTTATCAGAATTTCAGATGGAAACGCATGTGCCGAAGCATCACTTTTTCTTTTTATATACCCATCTCATACTGGATTTCGGATAAAATCCGAGATAAAATTGAGCGAGTACAAGTCCTCGGCGTTTTTTGTCCGGGGATACCTTCGCCAAGATTTGGTTTCCGGTAAAACCGAAAACCAAATCGGTTTTAGTATATCATGCAGAGATGCTACTATAAACAGCCTCTATTTGCTATAAGAATCAGAGAACTTGTTGGTCCGTTACCTCAGAAAGAGAGAGGGTAATCACACGGCAGGTCAATTGGTTGAATGCGGAACATCTCAAGCATTAAATTGCGGTAAAGTCTGAAGTATTGAATAACCGGAGGGCTTTGTTTGTAAAATCAATTTAATTGACATGCTGCTGAAAATAGATTAGTTTCGCTAGGGATATTTATGTTGAATCAGATTAACAGGGAGGTAAATGAAAATGTTTGGCATACCAGGTGGGTGGGAGTGGATAATTGTACTGATTATTGCTTTGTTGGTTTTTGGCAAAAAAATTCCAACTACAATGAGGTCTATTGGGAGGAGTGTTGTAGAATTTAAAAAAGGTTTAAAAGGGGTAAAAAACGAGGTTGAAGAAGTAGAGGAAGAGATTAAAAAAGTTGATGATAATGATGTTTCTATAAAATGATTGCAACTTCTCTTGTGAATAAGCGGATTATAGTCAGCTGAAATTATGAGATGAAAGGGTGAAAATTTTTTCTTCGAAAAAGTGAGGGGATCTGTTATTACAATTAAGAAATTGGGTGGTTGTTAATTGTTTGAACTATTGATTACCAAGCTCTTTGGCCGTGGGTTAAAATTTTATATTATGCGGAGGATGAATGAGAAGGTTATCGGGATTGAAATACTAATTTGGGGGAGGCAATATCACCTTTATTTAAATAAAAAGTGCTTATTCTATACTTTTGACGATGAAATGTGGTACCCCCAAGGGGATTTGAACCCCTGTCTCATGGCTGAGAACCATGTATCCTGGGCCTCTAGACGATGGGGGCATGAGCAGGCTGACACATGGTCGCTTTTACTGTTCGATTCTGTGTCAATCAGAACTTTATCAAAATTGCATTAGTTAATCAAATTTAAAATTATTTTTTAAAAAATAAATTATTCTTATTGACAAATATTCTTTTTTGTTTAAACTGTGGTAAATGTTCTTTGAAAATTTAACAGCATGAGAGCGAAGGATGTGCGATCCCTGCTTTTCTCTTTGCCATTAGTTATTTTGCTGATGGCGTGGAAAGGCTGGATTGAAAATTGAGAGTTTTAGAAACATTTATGAAGAGTTTGATCTTAGCTCAGAACGAACGCTGGCGGCGTGGATTAGGCATGCAAGTCGAACGAGGATATACTCTTCGGAGTATAAACCGAGTGGCGAAAGGGTGAGTAATGCATAGATGACATGCCTTTAGGATAAGAATATCTTTGTGAAAACGGAGTTAATGCTTAATAATTACGAAGCAAAATCAATTAGTTTCGTCAAAGGGAGGGCAGCAATGCCTTTCGCCTAAAGAGTGGTTTATGTCCTATCAGCTTGTTGGTGGGGTAATGGCCTACCAAGGCAAAGACGGGTAGCCGGCCTTAGAGGGTGGTCGGCCACACTGGGACTGAGACACTGCCCAGACTCCTACGGGAGGCTGCAGTCGAGAATCATTCGCAATGCCCGAAAGGGTGACGATGCGACGCCGCGTGAGCGAAGAAGGCCTTAGGGTTGTAAAGCTCTGTCGAGGGTTATGAAATATAGATGGGTTAATACCCCATTTATTTGACAAAAGCCCAAAAGGAAGCCACGGCTAACTCTGTGCCAGCAGCCGCGGTAATACAGAGGTGGCGAGCGTTGTTCGGTATTATTGGGCGTAAAGAGCACGTAGGTGGTTTTGTAAGTCAGGTGTGAAAGCCTTCTGTTCAAAGGAAGAACGGCATCTGAAACTGCAGATCTTGAGTGTAGGAGGGGAGAGTGGAACTTCTGGTGGAGCGGTGAAATGCGTAGATATCAGAAGGAACGTCGGCGGCGAAAGCGACTCTCTGGCCTATTACTGACACTGAGGTGCGAAAGTTAGGGGAGCAAACGGGATTAGATACCCCGGTAGTCCTAACCGTAAACGATGGGCACTAAGTAGAGGGAATTACCAATGTTCTCTCTGCCGTAGCTAACGCATTAAGTGCCCCGCCTGGGGAGTACGGCCGCAAGGCTAAAACTCAAAAGAATTGACGGGGGCTCGCACAAGCGGTGGAGCATGTGGCTTAATTCGATGCAACGCGAAAAACCTTACCGGGGTTTGACATGGTAGAAGTAGGAGCCCGAAAGGGTAACCAACGGTATCCAGTCCGTAACTATCACAGGTGTTGCATGGCTGTCGTCAGCTCGTGTCGTGAGACGTTGGGTTAAGTCCCCTAACGAGCGAAACCCTTGTTTTTAGTTACCATCGGGTTATGCCGGGTACTCTAGAAAGACTGCCGTCGTCAAGACGGAGGAAGGTGGGGATGACGTCAAGTCATCATGGCCCTTATACCCCGGGCTGCACACGTGCTACAATGGTCGGTACAAAAGGAAGCAAGACCGAGAGGTGGAGCGAATCCTAAAAAGCCGATCTCAGTTCGGATTGGAGGCTGAAATTCGCCTCCATGAAGTTGGAATCGCTAGTAATCGCGGATCATCAGCGCCGCGGTGAATATGTTCCCGAGCCTTGTACACACCGCCCGTCAAGCCACCCAAGTAAGATGCACCTGAAAACATTTATCTAACCACTTGTGGAGGAAAATGTTGAAGGAGTGTTTTGTGAGGAGGACTAAGTCGTAACAAGGTAGTCGTAGGAGAACCTGCGGCTGGATCACCTCCTTTCTAAGGAATTAGAAAATTAAAGTTGGTACATCCAACGCTTTTTATGCTGTTATTTTTACATATAGTTTGTTATTTGGGGTTGCTAAACCGTCTCGGAAATTTCGAGAAACAAGAGGGGCCTATAGCTCAGCTGGTTTAGAGCGTTCCCCTGATAAGGGAGAGGTCAGTGGTTCGAATCCACTTAGGCCCACCATCCTCAGAATTTTGTTAATTTTGAATGAATCCTTTCTGGGGATGTAGCTCAACTGGGAGAGCGCGGCCCTTGCAAGGCCGAGGTTAGCGGTTCGATCCCGCTCATCTCCATAAGTTATAAATGGTAGTAAGCATTTCGATGTATTGTTCTTTGAAAATTAGATAATATAAAAACTACAAACGAAAATTGGGTGATTAAGCTACTAAGGGTGTATGGTGGATGTCTTGGTACTAAAAGCTGATGAAGGACGTGGAAGGCTGCGATAAGCTTCGGAGAGCTGTCAAACAAGCTTTGATCCGGAGATCTCCGAATTGGGAAACCTGTCGTAAAGAATGAAATACTTCTTTTTGGTTAATACCGCGACGTTGTTATCTGAATAAATAGGATAATGAAAGGAACGAAGGGAACTGAAACATCTAAGTACCTTCAGGAAAAGAAAGAATAATCGATTTCCTGAGTAGCGGCGAGCGAAACGGAAAAAGCCTAAACTGGTTATATGTGATAGCCCTTATGTGTTGTATAATCGGGGTCGTGGGGTTTGCAGTAAGTGAGATAAGGCTCCTTGGAAAAGATATTATTTTTAGTCGAACAGGCAGGAAAGCCTGGCTTTAAAGGGTGAAAGCCCCGTAGACGAAAAGGATAATAGATTTTTTTGCAATACCCCGAGTAATGTCGGTCACGTGAAAACCGGCATGAATTAAGGAGGCCCACCTCCTAAGGCTAAATACTTTTAGTAACCGATAGTGAACAAGTAGCGTGAGTGAAAGATGAAAAGAACCCCTGTTAGGGGAGTGAAATAGAACCTGAAACCATATACTTACAAGCGGTAGAAGCACTATGAATGTATAATTTATTATATATTATATGTGTGACTGCGTACCTTTTGCATAATGAACCGGCGAGTTGCTAGTTGCAGCAGGTTAAACTCAACAAAAGTGGAGCCAAAGCGAAAGCGAGTACTAACTGTGCGATGGTTGCAATTAGCAGACCCGAAACCGAGTGATCTACCCTTGGTCAGGATGAAGTTCCGGTAAGACGGAATGGAGGTCCGAACGCGTTTACGTTGAAAAGTGATGCGATGAACTGAGGGGAGGAGTAAAAGTCTAATCAAACTCGGAGATAGCTGGTTCTCCCCGAAATAGCTTTAGGGCTAGCCTTACGTTAATAAATAATGGGGGTAGAGATACTGGATGAGTATTGGGGCCCACCAGGCTACCAAACACAACCAAACTCCGAATACCGTTATTTAGTACGTGGGAGTCAGACTATGGGGGATAAGCTCCGTAGTCAAAAGGGAAACAGCCCAGATCATTAGTTAAGGTCCTCAAAATGAGCTAAGTGAAAAAGGAAGTGAAAGTGCAAAGACAGCTAGGATGTTGGCTTAGAAGCAGCAACCATTTAAAAAGTGCGTAATAGCTTACTAGCCGAGTACATTTGCGCCGAAAATCAGCGGGACTAAGCTCATTACCGAAACTATGGATCCTAATTTATTAGGGTGGTAGGGGAGCGTTCTATTATAGTTTGAAGCCTTACTGTTAAGAGAGGTGGACGAAATAGAAGTGAGAATGCCGGTATAAGTAGCGATAATATAAGTGAGAATCTTATTCGCCGAAAGCCTAAGGTTTCCTGGGGAAGGCAAATCCGCCCAGGGTTAGCCGGTGCCTAAGTTGAGGTCGAAAGGCGTAAACGATGGACAACAGGTTAATATTCCTGTGCCACCATTATAGCGTTTGAGCATGGGAGGACGGGAACGTGATGGTTAGCAAGCCTACTAGACATGGTTTGTTTAAACCTGCGATGCTGCTTCAGGCAAATCCGAAGCGATAAAGCATCAAGGGTGATGACGTTGGCATTATGCCTGGAAGTAATCTGATCGTTCTCCAAGAAAAATCTCGTTAGCGAGCTATTATGGTGACCGTACTAAATCTGACACAGGTAGGCTGGGAGAGAATCCTAAGGCGCTCGAGAGAACCCTCGTTAAGGAACTCGGCAAAATTACTCCGTAACTTCGGGATAAGGAGTGCCTTTTTAATTGAGATATTTATATCAAGAGAGAAAAGGCCGCAGTGAAACTGTCCGGGCGACTGTTTACTAAAAACACAGGTCTCTGCTAAGATGTATAATTGACGTATAGAGACTGACGCGTGCTCGATGCCAGAAAGTCAAGGGGATAGGTTATCTGTCGAGTAATCAATGGAGAAGCTTAGAACTTAAGCTCTGGTGAATGGCGGCT is drawn from Candidatus Scalindua sp. and contains these coding sequences:
- the bioD gene encoding dethiobiotin synthase, with the protein product MEKGIFITGCDTGVGKTVIAGALAAAIKAQGINVGVMKPISTGTRGIDGKFVSDDARYLKNIVDSKDEADLINPIRFAPPLAPTLAARTTGIKIKLDKVWSAFQELHRRHDFLVVEGIGGLMVPIDDHLFVADMASKMDLPIIIVCKHYLGAINHTLLTVECAKVRNLRIKGVIFNMLNNEKEFVTEIEKYSLLPNLGTIPFHKNISVADCTFGDIVEYFRQKMNIPMIMKKGI
- the amrS gene encoding AmmeMemoRadiSam system radical SAM enzyme; amino-acid sequence: MKHNALFYRSVSGKKVSCDLCPHKCVISHNEFGYCGVRQNIDGKLYSLIYGEISSAGADPIEKKPLYHFYPGSSTFSVGSLGCNMRCRHCQNWQIAHSTAKNSTRSTTYISPERLIELTLENRCQGISWTYNEPTIWIEYAIDSAKLAKSKDLYTVFVTNGYIELDALDAIGPFLDAYRVDIKGFDGCKAHHVSETEMQTSPRLQDARYCFYKDVANVKSVKPILDATIRAKTKWNMHVEIITNIVPGYNDDAEELHEIARWIVRHLGDETPWHLSKFYPYLGLSQVAQTPISTLELARKIGVEEGLKYVYTGNVPGHKWENTYCHECGKMLIERAGFSVITSFLENLMCPQCGFRIPIIGNLN
- a CDS encoding twin-arginine translocase TatA/TatE family subunit, with amino-acid sequence MKMFGIPGGWEWIIVLIIALLVFGKKIPTTMRSIGRSVVEFKKGLKGVKNEVEEVEEEIKKVDDNDVSIK
- a CDS encoding SAM-dependent chlorinase/fluorinase is translated as MSKLQPTITLITDFGLQDGYVGVMKGIITGINPSANIIDISNMIENQNIFQAAYILNSSYKYFPKGTIHIVVVDPGVGSERKILCLKTDDYLFLAPDNGALSFVTTDTKSFSFTSVTNKEFFLTEPSNTFHGRDIFAPVAAYLSKGTNHQKLGEKIDKIRKIDLPKPIRSPGGTLTGEVIYVDHFGNLITNITSKIINRMQVKSQKLSIIAGEKRIDKISTSYTDVKEKEVLAIIGSTGFLEISVNQGNAENILALQKGDKLILGVQDNLL